GCACGCCGACCACGCCTTGTGTTCTGCGGTATCTTGATGCGGCGTCGTGATCGCCAGCACCGACGGAAAGCTGCCAGCCCCTAACGTTTCCGCGATGAAGCGGGCGTGATCGACGGTGAGCTCGACAACGTCGGGCTCGACGTTCATCACGCCCACCGACCCGCCAACCACGACGATCCCTTGGGCCGCTCTTGAACGCACGGTCACCGGACTAGGCACCCCATTTGGCGGCTTCGGCACAATCGCGGGCCAACATGGCCATGTTGTTGGACTCATGGCTGCCGGCCATCGTCCGATAGGCCCGCATCAGATCCGCCATCGCCTGATTCCACTGCGCCTGCCAACCGCCACGGCATCACCAACGGCATAACTGACACCGGACTCCGCCACACCCACCCCCGACCGACCCAGCTCCTCAACCCCTTCAGCCGCGATCGCCGCACGCTCGCTGCCCAGCGCACTAAACCCCACCGCGCTTTGCACCGACACCGGATCCGCCCCCGGCGCCACCACCGCCGCAATCACCGGCGCCAAACCCTCCGCAACCACGCGCAACGTCACCGCCCATCTCCTCCCCAGGCGCCTCAGCCGCAGAACATCACCGCAACCAGCGGAAAGATCCTGTTGACACCTGTCTTGACACGAGCCACGCAGCATTGAGCGACGCCGCACAGGATGCGTTCCCAACCACAAGCGGGTCTTGCGTGGCGCACTACTGCATTCCGGCTCGCTGCTATCGCAGTACGGCCGAGGCGAACGCAGTTCACGCTCGGCGAGGTCGAAACCGCTTGCGGCAGATGACGCCGCGCTGGCGATCGTGGGCCACCGGGGTGACTCGACGGCAGGGGAGCGCAGAGCTCATATAGTCCGAGGTCGGGAAGACCGGCCACATGACGAAGTGGCTCAGTTTGTTTCAGCAGCAACCAAGGTATGAGAAGGAGACACCGGTAGCTTGACGCTCCCAGTCACCCGCTCTTATGACATAGTGAAGCCCACAGAGCCTCAGGCGAATCGCCTGCTTCTCTCAAACCACCCACGGGGCGCCACCGAAACCACGGGCCGCCCGGTAGGTCAGTGGTCAATTGGTCGATCGCAGCGGCTATCGCCGACGGTGTTCCGGGGCGAAACGTCGAAATCCACTCGCCGTTCAACGCACGTGACGTGCTCACCAATACGCGGCCCTCGGTGGTGTCGACGATGCTAACGTCGACCTCCGCGGCGGCATACAGGTCTGCGTCGCAGCGGCAACCGACGACTATCTCGACGCATCTGCGCGGGCCGCCGAACACCGACTCCACCACCGATCGAGCCGATTCGGCAATATCCAAGTAATGAGCAACTTCCGCCACCGAGGCCCCGGCCTGAAACATCTCATCGGCCAGAGACCCCACTTCAGTCGGCAGACTCACCTCGTCGAACCGCGCCGGCGACCGGTCCACCAACCCCACACCGAGGACCGGAATCAGCGCCCCGGCGGCGCAAATGTCCAGTGCTGCCAAGGTGATCAGTTCCCCGTGGCGAAGCGCGACCACGGTCTCGGCACTGACATCGTCACAGCGCGCGACGACACCGCGGAGCAGCTCCCAAGCACCCGCGGCCGGGGCGCACGCCACGTGGCGCAGATCGAGCCACCGGTCCGCAAAGCACACCACCCGGACCAAGTCAGCAACCGCCGGCTCGACCACACCGCGTGCAGACAGCACGCCCATCCGAGTCAGTTCCGCACTCTGGCACGCCGACCACGCCTTGTGTTCTGCGGTATCTTGATGCGGCGTCGTGATCGCCAGCACCGACGGAAAGCTGCCAGCCCCTAACGTTTCCGCGATGAAGCGGGCGTGATCGACGGTGAGCTCGACAACGTCGGGCTCGACGTTCATCACGCCCACCGACCCGCCAACCACGACGATCCCTTGGGCCGCTCTTGAACGCACGGTCACCGGACTAGGCACCCCATTTGGCGGCTTCGGCACAATCGCGGGCCAACATGGCCATGTTGTTGGACTCATGGCTGCCGGCCATCGTCCGATAGGCCCGCATCAGATCCGCCATCGCCTGATTCCACTGCGCCTATCTGCGACATCACAAACTCTTTCAGAAACCGGTCGACGCGGCGGCGCCATCGGCGTCGGCCTGACCGATCGTGTGCCGCATCAACCCCGTGTTGGCGGCAAGCGCCGTGTGCGAGGCGATCAACCGCGGAATCTGGGCATCCAACAAACTCATAACGATCCTCTCGATTCGATTCTTCGGGTTACCTCTAGTTGCTGGCAATCACCTCGTTAAACCGATACCGAACCTCCATCATTGGGCGCGCCGACCAAACCGGTGCCCCAGCTGGCCGGCAGCATCGGTATCCGCGGACCGTCACCAAACTCATCACCGGCGAGCAGGGTCAACCCCGCGGGCTGCCCACCGGACTGCGTGCCTGAGGTCCCGGCGAACCCCAACGTCCCAGCACCCCGATCACAGGCCACCACGGAAACGAATCTTGCCGCCGGCATTGCCGCGCAAGCGCCGGCAAGGGGCGCTACGCTGCTTGCTGCTACTGCCCCCGCGGCCCCCACAGGTACTCCAGCCATGCTCGCCAGGGCAGTCGCGGCTGGAATGAGACTGGGCGGCAACGCGGCCACCAATGCGGTCGTAGCGCCTCCGGCCAGAGCCTCTGCCGGCGCTCCCCCCTCCGTCACCGTGTAGCCGGGCGTAAACATCATCGGCCCCCATTCGAACAGCGCGTCAACCGGATTGGTCATGAAGGCATCGACCATTGCTACCACGTTGCCGATCGGTTCGTGCGGGAACGGGGCATCCACTTTTTAAGAACCACAAGTTGAAGTCCAGGCGCGCCTCCGCCCCCACCTCGAGGAGCCCCAAATCATCGGGGGATATCCCGGAGCCGGATTGTGTGGTGCCAGCAACGTCGCCGGCAGGACCGACGCCGGGTTCGACGATGACCGGTGCTGGGCTGGTATGTGGTGTCGAGACCAACGCCGCATCCGTCACGGCCTCGTAGACGCTCATCGTGGTGGTGGCCTGGATCCAAATCCGCACATTCTCGGCCTTGTCTAGCGCGATCGGGATCGTATTGATCCCAAAGAAATTCGTCGCCACCAACATCGTATGCGTGATGTGATCGGCGGCCGTTGCCGCACTGTCGGCGCTGGCCTGGGCCAACCGGGCGACGTACGGCGCATACGCGGCCAATACGTCTCAGCGCTCGGGCCCAGCCACGCCCCTGCCGCCGGCACCGCGGCGACCATCTCGGTGAGTTCTTCGCCCGTTGACGGGCATTCGGCGCTCAGCGATGTCGACGCCGCAGCCGCCGGCGGCACCACCCCCGTAATCGGCGCCGCCGCAACAGCGTGCGCGGCCGCCAGCCGCGCGGTCAACGCCTCCACCGCCGCACCGGCCGCCGCCAAACCGTCCATCCCGCTCGCAGCGTCACCGCCGACACTCTTTCTTCCGAGGTGTTTCATCGGGCAGCGCTGCACGACCGAGGTCGAACCTAGGGGCAACTATCGCACATCCCAATTAATAAATCAAGCGTTCGTTTATATATGGCCTGTTGTCCCGAGGCATGCCTGAGCGGCTGTTTGACCAGCCACGGCCTGCAACGTAGCCACCATCGCGGTGAGTTCTTCTGCCGTCCAGGCGTATTCAGCGCTCAACGATGTCCACGCCGCAGCCGCCGCCTGCAGCCAACCCGGCCCCGGGCCACCGCTCAGCAGCGCCGAATGCAGGAGCTCCTCGACCCCTTCAGCCGCGACAGCCGCACGCTGCAGCCCGCGGTCACTCACGCGATCGCGAAAGTCAGCTAGCAGCAAGCATTCTCGGACTAGCGTCGAACACCATATGGTTCGCGTCGGGCCTGGCAAAGCCGCGCCCGATCGCGAAACCGCCGCTACCTCTCGAGCGCCTTCGCACAGGCAGACAGGATCGCGAGAAAGGTCGAGCGCAGCAGTCGACGGGTGACCGCCTCCATCAGCTTGCCTCCCGCACGAGCCGGGTGGCTGTAGTTGGTCAGCCAGTCGACGTGCGTGCCGTCACCCGATGGGGTGAAGGTCAGGGTGCCGCCCTCGTGATCGAGCGGCGGGAGGGAGCGGACGATGAGATAGGAGTAGCTGCGCGGCCGATCGTATGCCGTGATCTCCTCGCGGAACCACGCGCCAAGCCCAAATACCTCACGCACCGCGCCCGCGCCAGGCCCCGCCGAGCCTTTCGCGTACCCAGCCTTGACGGCCAGCGGCGCGGCAGCCAAATTGACCGGGTCGGCCAACCAGTCGAAGACTCGTTCCGGAGATGCGGCTATCGTCCTTTCCAAGTGGATCTCGACCATGCTGTCTCCCCTCGTGCAGCACCAGCGTTTTCCCCGGACATCCTAGACGCCGCCGACCGACCCGACTGGCGAGCACGGCGAGACGCAGGCGAAGATCATGAGATGCATGTCGAAGACAAGTCCGACTCCCAAGAGCTGCCCGAATTTCGTTATCATCCCGACCCCGTCGGCACCGGCTCGCTAGTCGCAGACCCTGTGAGTTGCGTGAGTTGCGAGCAACTCCGCCCCTACACCTATATCGGCCCGGTGTACGCGAGGGAGGAAATTGACGGCGCCATCTGTCCTTGGTGTATCGCGGATGGCACTGCGGCGAGTCGGTTCGATGCCACGTTCACCGACTCCATGTGGGCGGTGCCCGACGACGTTCCAGAGGACGCGTCGGAGGAAGTGCTGTGCCGAACACCCGGGTTCAGCGGCTGGCAGCAAGAGGAGTGGTTGCATCACTGCGGTGACGCCGCCGCCTTCCTCGGCCCGGTAGGCGCCAGTGATGTGGCCAAGCTCCCCGATGCCGTGGAGGCATTGCGCAATGAATACCGGGGCTACGACTGGCCCGACGCCAAGATCGAGGACTTTATCCAGACACTCGACAAGGACGGGCATGCGACCGCCTATCTCTTCAGGTGCCTTCGCTGCGGTGTCCACTTGGCCTACGCGGATTTCATGTGACCTCTGAGGCGAATGAGTCGACGGCGGCGGGCCGGGCCATCGATCTCTACCAGCGTCATGCTGATGCGTGGGCCGCCGATCGTGGCGATCATCTGCGTGAAAAGTCCTGGCTTGACCGCTTTTTAGCTCTGCTTCCGGACCATCCCACGGTGCTTGACGTTGGCTGCGGCCCAGGTGCTCCGATCGCGCACTACCTCATCCAACACCGCTGCCAGGTGACCGGCGTGGATGCCTCCAGCACGATGATCGCCAGGTGCGCGGCACGGTTTCCGGAACACGAATGGCACGTCGGCGACATGCGCGCGTTGGCTCTCGACCGCAAGTTCGACGGAATTATTGCCTGGGACAGCTTTTTTCATCTGCCGGGGGCTGACCAACGCCAAGTTCTTCCGCTCCTCCGGCGCCATGCGGCGCCGGGGGCAGCGCTGATGTTCACCAGCGGCCCATTCGCCGGCGAGCGGATCGGCAGGTACCTGGGTGAGCCCCTGTACCACGCGAGTCTCGACAGCGCCGAGTATCGGACGCTTTTGCACAACAATGGTTTCGAAGTGGCAACACACGTGGTGGAAGATCCCGATTGTGGTCTCCACACGATCTGGCTGGCGCGACTCAGATAGGAGCAGGTCATGGATGTCCTACGAACCCCCGACTCCCGGTTCGAACACCTGGTGGGCTACCCGTTCGCACCTCATTATGTCGACGTGGTGGCCAGCGATACCCAGCCGCTGCGAATGCACTACGTCGACGAGGGCCCTTCCGACGGTCCGCCGATCGTCTTGCTGCACGGCGAGCCGACCTGGAGCTACCTGTACCGAACCATGATTCCGCCGCTGGCCGCGGACGGGCACCGGGTGCTCGCTCCGGATCTGATTGGCTTCGGCCGATCCGACAAACCGACTCGCATCGAGGACTACACCTACCTGCGGCACGTCGAGTGGGTGACGTCCTGGTTCGAGAACCTCGACCTGCACGACGTCACGCTCTTCGTGCAGGACTGGGGATCATTGATCGGTCTGCGCATCGCCGCCGAGCACGGTGACCGGATCGCGCGGCTGGTGGTGGCCAACGGGTTTCTTCCCACCGCGGCGCGCCGCACCCCGCCCGCCTTCTATGCGTGGCGGGCGGTTGCGCGCTACTCCCCCGTGCTTCCCGCCGGCCGTCTGGTCGACTTCGGCACCGTCCGCAAGGTTCCCGCCGACGTGCGGGCCGGCTACGACGCGCCCTTCCCCGACAAGACGTATCAGGCTGGGGCCCGGGCGTTCCCGCGGTTGGTGCCAACCACACCCCATGATCCGGCGGTTGCGGCCAACCGTGCGGCATGGGACGCCCTGGGCCGGTGGGACAAACCATTCTTAGCCATTTTCGGATATCGCGACCCGATCCTCGGCCGAGCCGACCGTCCGCTGATCAAACACATCCCCGGCGCGGCGGGCCAGCCACACGCCCGCATCAAGGCCAGCCACTTTGTTCAGGAGGACAGCGGGCCCGAGCTCGCCGAACGCATTCATTCCTGGCAGCAGTCGATGCGCTAGGACACCACCCGTCACTCATGGCAGCCGGAGATCGGGAGCTCGGTCTTTGCGCGTCCGCCCTCGGGTGCGAGGATCTGGAGAATGGCAATGGAGATGGCGATGATGGGCCTGCTCGGCACCGTCGTGGGTGCCTCGGCCATGGGCGTAGCGGGCATTGTGCAGTCGATCGCAGATTCGTACTTCCCGGGAGCCGCGGCCGCCAAGGACCATAAACACCAGCTGAACGTCAATCTGCAGGCGCAGCGTTACGAGGCGGTGAGAATGTGGCGGTCGGGATTGTGCAGCGCGAGCAGCTCGTATCGGCAGTGGGAGACCGGGTCACGTGACAACGAACCGCCCAACGTGGTGGGCAACGAGTGGTTCGAGGGCTTGCGGCCACATCTGCCCACCGCCGGTGAAGCTGCGAAGTTCCGTACTGCGCGCGAAATCCATTGCGACAACCAAACCCTCATGGTCTTGTCGCTCGAGATCGGCCGTATCGAGAAGGACTGGATGGACGACGCGAACGGCCACAAGCGCCGGGCACGAAAGCGGCAGGGGTGACTGGCCGCGCCGTCGATCGGGTCAGCGGACTACCACAGTGGGATCGTCCGCAGCAACGGCGGCGCTGCTGCGGCGCCAATCCTCGTGTAGCAGCTTGCATCCGAGCCAGCCGAAGATGAGCGGGAAGACGAAGTACTGGTATTGCGTCCAAACCAGCGCTAGCAGGGTATCGGCAACGCCACCAGGCAGGTTCTGGAAGCCTCCGAACACCTCGCTGAACGAGAAGATGAACGTCGCCACAACCGGCTCTCCGGCTCCCAGGACTGGGATCAGATAGCGCATCGACGAGCGATTCTTGTTGAGCCGCCAGAAGGCCAGCGCGGTAGCGAGGTTGACGAAGGCGTAGATCTCGAGGGTGAAGAACGTCGAGTTGTGATTGACCGTGCGCAGATCGACCGAGCCAAACGATGCCAGGTCCCACCAGTACATATGCAAGACGTTCTCGCGCATCCACGAGGTATGGGCGATGACGTCATTCAGCGTATGGAGATCGTGAAAGACGTAGGGGGAGAACATGACCCACGGAATCTCCCAGAGCAGGTTCGTCATCACGTAGGAGACCATCCACAGCACCAGGCACTCGTGGAAGAGCGCCATGCGCGGGCGTTTGCGCGCCCCGGGGAGCAGCAACGGGATGAACCACCCGTTGAGCCAGATGCTGATCCCATAGAGGGAGGTTTTGGCGCTCGTCGTGAAGTCGAGCACGCCCAGATAGAAAAGGGTTGCGCAGACACCGGTCGCGCCCCAGAAGACCGCCGTCCAGATCCCGAAGGCTCGCCACGTTCGCGGCGACACCCGGCGCTCTTCGACGGCGACCGGCGCGACTTCGTCGACGTCGAAATTGGTCAGTGCGCTCATGGATAACCCTTGCATGTGTCGATATATCGACATATCGTTCGATATTGTGACGGAAAGGGTAGCCGCGGCGCCGGGCCCGAGTCAAGGCTTGTCGCCGCCGACCGAGCGGGTCGTCGCCGTGCTGGAGCTACTCGGCCGCAACCCGACCAAGCAGTTCTCGTTGGCCGAGATCTGCCGCAACCTCCACCTCAGCCGGGCCACCGGACATGCCATCCTCACCACATTGGCGGCCCGCGAATGGGCGATCAGGGATCCCGGCACGGCCCACTACACCTGGGGGCCGGCCATCGCCGCGCTGGCCCGGCCCACCGACGCCCAACTGCACCGGGCCGACCTGCAAGCGCTGGCCAAAACCACCGGCACCCAAGTTCTGCTTGCCCGCCGCGAGGGCGCCACCCTGGTGGTCATCGATAGCGTCGGCGAGTGCCTGCGCGGGCCCAGGATCGGCCGCGGGATGCGAACACCGTTCGTCGCCCCGATCGGTCGCGACTACGTCGCCTGGTGGGGCACCGATGCACAGAACCAGTGGCTGCAAGCGATCGGAACGCCAAGCCGCCAATTCCAGACGAGAATGGCATTGGTACTCAATGAAATTCGACAACGCGGCTTTGTCGTCGAACGACTCACTCACCAGTACGTGCGTGTCTACACCGCGCTGCGGGCGCTCAGCGCCGACGGCGAGGTCGACGAGATCACTACCCAACTGGCCCGCGCCTACGCCGATCTCGCCGTCATCGATGTCCTCGACAGCGAACTCGACAGCGGCACAACACACAGCGTCGCCACGATATCGGCGCCCATCCACAACGCCGATGACTCCATCACGATGACGGTCATGGCGGCGGTCTTCACCGCCCTCGACGGCGCCGCCATTCGCACGCTCGGTGGACAACTGCGCCACGCCGCCCACGGCATCGAACAACGCATCGTTCGCTACGGTGACGGGGCTTCCGCCTGAAGCGGCGTTCACCTGGCAGGTCATTCTCTACGCTGGCAGACATCCGCTTGGCGAAAGGACAGCCATGTCAGTGGCGACTCGGTTGGTAGCCATCC
The nucleotide sequence above comes from Mycobacterium decipiens. Encoded proteins:
- a CDS encoding PE family protein, whose product is MRLRRLGRRWAVTLRVVAEGLAPVIAAVVAPGADPVSVQSAVGFSALGSERAAIAAEGVEELGRSGVGVAESGVSYAVGDAVAVGRRSGIRRWRI
- a CDS encoding ESX secretion-associated protein EspG, giving the protein MNVEPDVVELTVDHARFIAETLGAGSFPSVLAITTPHQDTAEHKAWSACQSAELTRMGVLSARGVVEPAVADLVRVVCFADRWLDLRHVACAPAAGAWELLRGVVARCDDVSAETVVALRHGELITLAALDICAAGALIPVLGVGLVDRSPARFDEVSLPTEVGSLADEMFQAGASVAEVAHYLDIAESARSVVESVFGGPRRCVEIVVGCRCDADLYAAAEVDVSIVDTTEGRVLVSTSRALNGEWISTFRPGTPSAIAAAIDQLTTDLPGGPWFRWRPVGGLREAGDSPEALWASLCHKSG
- a CDS encoding PPE family protein is translated as MAAYAPYVARLAQASADSAATAADHITHTMLVATNFFGINTIPIALDKAENVRIWIQATTTMSVYEAVTDAALVSTPHTSPAPVIVEPGVGPAGDVAGTTQSGSGISPDDLGLLEVGAEARLDFNLWFLKSGCPVPARTDRQRGSNGRCLHDQSG
- a CDS encoding SRPBCC family protein, translating into MVEIHLERTIAASPERVFDWLADPVNLAAAPLAVKAGYAKGSAGPGAGAVREVFGLGAWFREEITAYDRPRSYSYLIVRSLPPLDHEGGTLTFTPSGDGTHVDWLTNYSHPARAGGKLMEAVTRRLLRSTFLAILSACAKALER
- a CDS encoding class I SAM-dependent DNA methyltransferase, whose amino-acid sequence is MTSEANESTAAGRAIDLYQRHADAWAADRGDHLREKSWLDRFLALLPDHPTVLDVGCGPGAPIAHYLIQHRCQVTGVDASSTMIARCAARFPEHEWHVGDMRALALDRKFDGIIAWDSFFHLPGADQRQVLPLLRRHAAPGAALMFTSGPFAGERIGRYLGEPLYHASLDSAEYRTLLHNNGFEVATHVVEDPDCGLHTIWLARLR
- a CDS encoding haloalkane dehalogenase, whose amino-acid sequence is MDVLRTPDSRFEHLVGYPFAPHYVDVVASDTQPLRMHYVDEGPSDGPPIVLLHGEPTWSYLYRTMIPPLAADGHRVLAPDLIGFGRSDKPTRIEDYTYLRHVEWVTSWFENLDLHDVTLFVQDWGSLIGLRIAAEHGDRIARLVVANGFLPTAARRTPPAFYAWRAVARYSPVLPAGRLVDFGTVRKVPADVRAGYDAPFPDKTYQAGARAFPRLVPTTPHDPAVAANRAAWDALGRWDKPFLAIFGYRDPILGRADRPLIKHIPGAAGQPHARIKASHFVQEDSGPELAERIHSWQQSMR
- a CDS encoding helix-turn-helix domain-containing protein; this encodes MCRYIDISFDIVTERVAAAPGPSQGLSPPTERVVAVLELLGRNPTKQFSLAEICRNLHLSRATGHAILTTLAAREWAIRDPGTAHYTWGPAIAALARPTDAQLHRADLQALAKTTGTQVLLARREGATLVVIDSVGECLRGPRIGRGMRTPFVAPIGRDYVAWWGTDAQNQWLQAIGTPSRQFQTRMALVLNEIRQRGFVVERLTHQYVRVYTALRALSADGEVDEITTQLARAYADLAVIDVLDSELDSGTTHSVATISAPIHNADDSITMTVMAAVFTALDGAAIRTLGGQLRHAAHGIEQRIVRYGDGASA